TGTATGATGCTCAAGAGGACACATATATAGATTGTACCAAACCCAACAACTTAAGCATGCTCGcagaatcaacttaattgatttcaGTACACAACTTAACCATAGTGATAAAACAACTTAGGTAAATTGCTAGACAACTAATCCATATAGCTCAAAAAGGAATCAGAAGAATTAAAACTACCCCTATAGATACCTACAATATGTCCAATTTGCCTATTACAATCAGAACAACTAGGTAGTGGTGAGTAACATAAGGAGCCGAGGCGCTCTCTATTCCATACTCCTTATTCATGAATTCAATGTCTTCAGTTTCCAAACTCGTAATAGCTAAGAGTTCCCCGGAATTGTCACTCATCCTTAAACATGTAAATGCTGACAAGTTTTTGGGCGAGGATAAGGATGGTTCCCCGCTACCGCATGAACTTCTCGTAAATGCAGTTATTTCCACGTTACCAGATTTCAAGCTTAAAAAGCATGTTTCTAATTAAAATTCATTGTTAAGCTCAGGAAGGCCATTAGTTGTTTAACCAAAAATTAAAGGGTTAATTGGATCTATGTCACTCTAATTTTTACCACTTGGAGAAATGCCATTACAAAAATTGAACTTGGGTATATGCCACTCCAACTCTCAGATACCTCTACACGTGTCATTTCCTCCAATACATGGATGTATCCAGTCTATATGCGGATGTGTACATGTTTATGCCAATAGTTTCTTTGTTTACTTCTCCTGGTCAAATACCACGCAACCTAGCCAGCTCGCCCGCAAAACTCACCCCGCCCCCCAATTCCCAAAACTACATAGGTGACGAACCCTAACTaccggcagcagcggcggccgGACGAAGGCGAGTGACGGCGGTTGCTAGCGGAGGCGACCCACGCCGGTGTCTGGTGGCCGTGCCCCCCGACAGACTTGTGCtgagcgccgccgccgtcgcttcCAGATGCGGCTGTGGAGGGCCGCCCCAGCTTGAGGTGTGCGCCGCCAGAAGAAGGCGAACGACGGCGGTTGCTGGCGGAGACGAGCCACGCTGGTGTCTGGTGGCCACGCCTCCCGACGGAGTTGTGCTGGGCGCCGCCATTGTGGCTTGAGGTGTGCGTCGCCGTGGCTGGTGGCGCGCTCGACGCGGCCAAAGGAGAGGGCGCAACAGTAGGATGAAGCTGACCCCAGTGTGCCTGCCCATGGAGTTGCCAATCCCGGAGTCACCATAGGAGTAAGTGCATGGCTTCTCTGTCTCAACTCTATGTTTCTTGAATGTACAGATAGTTGTAGGCTCAAATTGACTATGTTCTATGCAATTTTTCCTGAATTTGTAGGCTTGAATTGACGAATAATTTTAGCTTAGACCTTGTTATTCAAGGGTTTGTGCTGACGGAACCAAACGGTAGAAAATCATATGTGAAAAACAATTAGATGGAATGTAACCTCGGATGATTTCACGATGGATATGCTTATGGATGGATTAACTGTAGCCGTGTGGTATTTTAACATGATTCTTTGGAGCACTGAACATGAGGCAGATGTTACTTTGCTAGATCTAAAATTTGTCAAAAGGCACATTGTCAACTTACAAAATCGCACATGTACTTGTAGAGTTTGGCAAGTTTCTGAAAAGTCGTGCATGCATGTACTTTCTTTCATTTGTAGCATCAATGGTGCTGAGATTCAGAAATATGTAGATGATTACTATTCCGTGGAGAAGTTCAAGGCAACATATGTTGGGAGAATTCCATCCATGACCGACAAGTGACAATGGATAACTGTGGATTTGGGATTCAAGGTGCACCCTCCTTTGCAGAAGGCAGTGGCTGGTAGACCAAGAGTTCAAATAATTAGAGGGTGGCTAGAACCTGGTAGGAAAATAGTCAAGTGTAAGAGATGCAAGGAGCCTGGCCACATGAAAAAGACATGCAAAGTTCCTGATCCTAAGTATGTGGCTGTAGATGATGATATACATGAAGGTGtaccagatccatctacaccgacAACAAAAAGGTGATTCAGTAGTTAGTTATGTTTCTGAATCTTTTTTTTCATAACTTATATATGTAAAAATGATTTCTCTTTTCCTTGTTGTAGGAAGAAAGATGATGAAACAGCTGCTACCATGGATGGTCATGTATCAGATGATGAAATTCTTATCAACCTCATAAGGTAAATTGATGCACTTGTCTAATCTTTCATTACTCAATCTAAACCACATGTTTTCGTTGCAGGAAAAAGGCTAGAACAACTCCGCAAAAGCCCAACACACCAGCCAAGAAGAAGACACCTATCAAGAGAGCTACAACACAAGAGAAGGCCAAGAATAAAACTCATGTGAAGAAAGGTTCATCACAAGAAAAGGTCAAGAAGAAGACACCTGTAAGGAAACCTACCACGCAAGAGAAGGCGAAGAAAAAGACACCGGTGAAGAATAGcaagaagaatgttccatttgcGCCTATtttacctccacctccaccttcaacAGTGCAGCCTACGTTTGGTGCAAAAATTAGCCTTCTTTACTGGCTTGGTGGCTAATGGTTGTTCATTCAATTGTTCCGCTTGAAATTGCTTTTGATACTAGATATGTTAACTATTTGCTATGGATCAGTATTGAATCGTGCTTGTGAACCTGTCTGTTAAATCATTCTTGTGAACCTATTATGTAAACTACTATGACTGTTAATCTATGAAAACTTGTGCTGAAATGCTGTCGAAGTTTTGCGCAATCTGGTGTTAAGTTTCTGGACAGAAATTTGCATGTCTGAAACTTGAACAACAGACTTAAATCACGGTTTTTGATTTTCtgtatttttttcagatttttctaagaaattcaaattttggccaaaatttgaacttttttgaaatttttggcgCCCGAAAATGTCAAATATGCTGCCAAAAGTTAAAAATGGTGGCATTATGGTAAATATGTATGTACACACTAAAATACATGTATTATTTGAACCGTTATTCCTTTCAAGTGCACAAAATGGCATACATAGAGGCATATCtagccatgggcagcccggcccgaacGGCCCGGCTCGGCCCGAAATTCCCGGGCTAGGCAGCTCCTGGCGTGACCACTGGGCCGGGTCTGGGCTGGAAATTCAGCCCGAATGGTAAATCAGGCTGGGCCTGGGTACCATTTTAAGCCCGAATTTGGCTCGGCCTGGCCCGACCATCTATTCCACCATTTGCCTGAATCAGTCCAGTAGAGGCCCAACTTAGGTAGGACTGTCGGTGCCCTAACCGCACGCATAAACGAGCCCCCAATCCCCCATCGCGCCGCACTCCTCGCTCTATCTCCTCCGAGTGCGAACAGAGAGCGATGGCGTCACCCCTGATCTGCTCGCCctaggtgacaagggattaaattgtcaatgcctacaggttgtagacttgggttttcgtggaagtagagggcaagtagatccagtgggtcgctctcttatcatgtggtatcctcctttgttgatgcccgatctttcacagcgagaacctggggtagagaatcctcccaacaacgcgatgaacgcagcctggagaagagggaacgaatccagcaagcaacggatcgatgaacgatatgcctcaaaccaagagctagacaatccttgatgaacacaaaaaccttcgcagcggatagtatagataaacggcatcgccgtacccccggagggatgatacacgtgaacacacacaATGGGGGAAACCCTAATATTTAGATTAAACTTGTTctatcctaaaccctagccgccccacctccttatatgagggggaggtggccggccagcccttgctgGGCTGGGGCGCCCCTCTATGGGCCTAACCCTAGTTGGATTGGACAGGCCCAAATCCAACTGACTCACTAATAACCCTaatttggcccaccacatgacctggctacattattatctcctaataataAGATTATAATAAAGtattggtacaaccttagacccaaatatcatatcaatggctgtcctagagtaccaggcccggatatccatatcatctctccccttcttcaagaagcgttgtccccaacgcgtgagggtcttctggaaaaaggtgacgtgatatgaacatgacacgtcctcgccgtcctcaagtcttgcttgccttccacaccacatcctccctcgcggccttctcgacttgatacagcacttggcgcctcctttcttctccatatgagcttggacttcggcgccaattccttcttcttgcgaggttttgatggaacCCTGTGTCGATGTACATGACCCTACATAAGATGTGTAATGCCTGGGCCACATAAATGTCTCACacatccatccttgcctcgatgcatccgcggtgtcgcggaaaactggactgcagtactcctagcacggtagtgccgctgcccactcCACTGACGCGATGCGCCACAGCCGGTCTAGACGCCGGTTGACCGGATATACGACCGGTCGGTCCGGTtgtgaccgggtctgggaccggatcCTGACCGGGACGTCACGACGTCTCACAGAACATGCTGCGGTTGGCATCAGCGCATAAGACGGTCTGAACCGGGCTCACCCGGCGcctggtccggttggaccgggcctgtggccgggCTGAAACACCATCAGCACTGGCTTCTCTAACcttctcgcctcccactcctcccacgcgcatctgcgccatatgtactggaacatcatcaacacaaacatcatcagtttgcatactagcatcaacacaaactggaactgtagcacatgctgcaacatccacatcaacaacaagtgtagcttcatccagcttgtcaccaacaagaactaacttgtcatctacaggcatggctgaaacatcaccaacatcaatggtCGGAACATCATGCACATTTAGCTGCACTTTAGGCctgtgcaacttctccttacgcaccactaactccacatcggacttgatatcaTCACCCAAAGGCTTCAAAGTCCACtttttgccaccatgcataaaagaatatgtatttgctcggccagcatgtgtcacattgcgatcatactgccaaggacgcccaagtagcaatccacacacctccagtGGCAACACATCGCACTTTATCTCATCAatataatcatcaactgtaaatggcacacgcaccttgtgagtaatcttcagcataccacagctattcaaccactcaagacgtttaggttcaggaaaacgccatgtagacaaccccaatgctgccaccatcgccttgctaatgccattagtacagctaccaccatcaatcatcaacttgcaagccttgcccttgataatgcactgagtctgaaacaaactccaccgctgactcttgtcaactgtcttgcaagcatcatcttgtaccttcttgagttgcatattcagcccgctcaatggtacatcctcctcaacagtcacaatagtgctcttggtatcagagccaggtttcctctcctcagTGACTGCCTGTACTGAAACAACCTCCTTCACGGTAGTGTTAGAACATGCCGCCGTTTTATTCAAGAGTGGAAACTTAAAGTACTTACGCAGAAactgcttgaaatctgcccaattaGACCGTAGTCCAATGACACCCTGGACAATCAGAAAATCACGGTACCAAGCAGCCAGAACATCATCAACACGCCTGTATGCAACATCAAATTCAAATTGGTCACGGAATGTACTTTCCAAGTCCTTGCATCTCTCAAAACCACCGTCAATATTTGACTCCCAAAATTGGTATTCCATCGGTGTCGCAGAACTTGCTAACCTCCATTTGATTGTAGATGCGTCAAATGGTATATGCGACCTTATACCGAGATAGTCATAGTATATGTCTGACATCCAACCCATAGCACGCACACGTAATGTAAGTGCAGACGgaactgaaaggatcgtatgccgcacctagagggggggtgaataggtgctacccaatttttagttctttttcaatttaggcttgatacaaaggtaaattctctagatatgcaactacgtgaatttacctatatgacaaggtaatcaactacgcaagatatagctacacaatataagagatagaataggatagaggtaacagagagtggagcacgcgatgacacggagatgattcctgtagttcccttcctttgcaagaaggtacgtctacgtttggaggagtgtggttgctacgaaagccaaaccaatagccacgaaggcttcactcagatctcctgtgagcaacgccacgaaggcctagcccacttccactaaaggatttcctcgaggcggaaaccgggcctttacaaggttcttggggcacacatccacaaccgaattggaggctcccaaatatgtagcaatacaacaatcaacaacaacacatcaacaacaatcaactagggatccaaagaggaacactagcaagagggccgtcaaacaaatgagggggaaatgtaaatcgcttcggtgaggatgtagatcggtgtcttctccttcgaatctccaaagatcaagagctttggttgggggaggaaggagatcttgcaaatcttgtgttcttgaggtggctctaatggaggtgagacTTGGCAGaattttgtgcaatgattgagcaaggagcaaggtagaagaagggggtataaatacccctctccaaaatccagccgttggggcttccggggggccggataatccggcctaagtaagggccggataatccggccccccggaaaatccggcctcagggacagaaCCTggtaaatatccggccaaatgtcgggcCCCTGTActgagctgcttttcttctggtccttagcggataatccggccctgggacaaatccgggcaaatgttCGGCCCCTGTCCAGGGGTATAGTGAGCCACAAcccctcaagtccttagccgaaaaatgggggccggatattttggaaatatccggcccggattatccggcctggtgatcctGTTACAGCTTCTTTTTTACACGACTAACCACATCCATCACACATacaaatgtatctatataatccctgtaccacttaaacaaacattagtgtatcacatacattgacatcaaacacacaaaacataatatgagagatgttctttcaggaACAACATCAGCAGTAGCCAGCTTCGCCGGAGAAACGACCGCAACAACAGGGGAAAACGCCGGAGAAACATCAGAAATAGCAGCAGGCttcccggcccagcacccggccgaACCGGCCTGGGAACCGGCTGGACCGGCCCAGAGCCCGGTCAAACCGGCCTGGGCGACGGCACGACCGGCctggggcccggtcagaccggccaggTGGCCGGCCGCGCAGCTGAGCGGCCCAATAACGGCGCCGGTTGGCGTCAGCACCTGGTCCGGTCCAGGCCGGGTGGACCCGGTctggagcccggttgaccgggcggttgaccggcccgcccggttctGGAGCCGGTAGGCTGGCCCCTGGCACCGGGGCGCGTCGCGAACCTCcgtcttcttcccgattccaGACGTGAAATTTTGCG
This region of Lolium perenne isolate Kyuss_39 chromosome 2, Kyuss_2.0, whole genome shotgun sequence genomic DNA includes:
- the LOC127330154 gene encoding uncharacterized protein; its protein translation is MKKTCKVPDPKYVAVDDDIHEGVPDPSTPTTKRKKDDETAATMDGHVSDDEILINLIRKKARTTPQKPNTPAKKKTPIKRATTQEKAKNKTHVKKGSSQEKVKKKTPVRKPTTQEKAKKKTPVKNSKKNVPFAPILPPPPPSTVQPTFGAKISLLYWLGG